A genomic region of Cannabis sativa cultivar Pink pepper isolate KNU-18-1 chromosome 1, ASM2916894v1, whole genome shotgun sequence contains the following coding sequences:
- the LOC133034987 gene encoding uncharacterized protein LOC133034987 yields MVIHQERQRTLGNRLTPPITAATNTNPPLAPDSNPAVNKNSKNKRPRPHYTHCQKLGHYKDKCYFLHGFPPGYGKRRSSDTSNTSKKPEIGSTNKTVPQTHNISLPSGDSSTSQLTSAQCQHLISMLTQQLQPTTNASTSEGPTINNFTGNNNSQPPISWVLDSGATHHVFCNIRHFSHITKSTTHKSVTLPNGNTMQIELIGTVIINFAITLHYVLFDHSQTLTIGTARRISKLYYLYQDATHYQAYTSVSHNNIKSVRTNNANELNLKSFYARQGTTHQNSCVTRPQQNVIVQRKHQDIY; encoded by the exons ATGGTCATCCACCAAGAAAGACAAAGAACTCTTGGCAATAGATTAACCCCTCCCATTACTGCTGCAACCAACACTAATCCTCCCCTTGCACCTGATTCCAACCCTGCTGTCAACAAAAATTCTAAAAACAAAAGACCAAGACCCCACTACACTCACTGCCAAAAACTTGGTCATTACAAGGATAAGTGCTATTTCTTACATGGCTTCCCACCTGGCTATGGAAAACGAAGATCAAGTGACACTTCCAACACCAGCAAGAAACCAGAAATTGGTTCGACCAACAAAACTGTACCTCAGACTCATAACATTTCTCTTCCATCAGGAGACTCATCCACTTCTCAACTCACCTCAGCTCAATGTCAACATCTGATTTCCATGTTGACTCAACAGCTCCAACCAACAACTAATGCTTCAACATCAGAAGGCCCCACCATCAATAATTTCACTGGTAACAACAACTCTCAACCTCCAATTTCTTGGGTTTTAGATAGTGGTGCTACTCATCATGTTTTTTGCAATATTAGACATTTTTCTCACATCACTAAATCTACCACACACAAATCTGTCACTCTTCCTAATGGCAATACTATGCAGATCGAACTCATTGGTACTGTTATTATAAACTTTGCAATTACACTTCATTATGTGCTATTT GACCATTCTCAGACATTAACGATTGGGACAGCTAGAAGAATTAGCAAGCTCTACTACCTGTATCAAGATGCAACTCACTACCAAGCCTACACATCAGTCTCTCATAAT AATATCAAATCTGTCAGGACAAATAATGCAAATGAACTTAATCTTAAAAGTTTTTATGCAAGACAAGGCACAACTCATCAAAACTCTTGTGTGACTAgaccacaacaaaatgttattgTTCAAAGAAAACACCAAGACATATACTAA
- the LOC115708222 gene encoding synaptotagmin-3 isoform X2, with protein sequence MLVDLQIFAAPRITLKPLVPTFPCFANVVISLMEKPHVDFGLKILGGDIMSIPGLYHFIQDTIKKQVATLYLWPQTLVIPILDASSVAVQRPVGILHVTVVRAMKLLKMDILGTSDPYVKLSFSGERLSEKKTTVKMKNLNPVWNEKFRFIVKDPQLQALELQVYDWDKVGGHDRLGMQLIPLSLVRPNETKRFTLDLVKNTNVNDPQNKKQRGQLVVELTYVPFRTNSITISDNGDESNENMRNRKKSRLNEGSYGRAGLLLVTIQGAEDVEGEHHNNPYALIHFKGEKRKTKMMKKTHNPTWGEEFQFMLEEPPLDDKIHIEVLSKRTGLQFRSKESLGYVEINLSDVLHNERINNKYHLNDSKNGKIHVELSWITA encoded by the exons ATG CTGGTGGATTTGCAAATATTTGCTGCACCGCGGATAACTTTGAAGCCTTTGGTTCCCACCTTTCCTTGTTTCGCTAATGTTGTGATCTCATTGATGGAGAAG CCTCATGTAGATTTTGGCTTGAAAATATTGGGAGGGGATATCATGTCAATACCTGGCCTCTATCATTTTATTCAG GATACTATTAAGAAACAAGTTGCAACCCTCTACCTATGGCCTCAAACTCTTGTAATACCTATTCTTGATGCTTCCTC AGTGGCTGTACAGAGGCCTGTGGGAATCCTACATGTGACGGTTGTTCGGGCAATGAAGCTTTTGAAAATGGACATTTTGGGTACTTCTGATCCTTATGTTAAACTCAGCTTTAGTGGAGAAAGGCTTTCCGAAAAGAAAACTACTGTGAAGATGAAAAATTTGAACCCTGTGTGGAATGAAAAGTTCAGGTTTATTGTTAAGGATCCACAACTTCAAGCTCTAGAGTTACAAGTATATGATTGGGACAAG GTTGGTGGACATGACAGGCTAGGAATGCAGTTAATTCCATTGAGTCTTGTAAGGCCTAATGAGACAAAGAGATTCACATTAGATTTAGTGAAGAATACAAATGTGAACGATCCTCAGAACAAGAAGCAAAGAGGCCAGCTTGTGGTGGAGCTTACCTATGTTCCTTTTAGAACAAATAGCATCACAATTAGTGACAATGGAGATGAATCTAATGAAAACATGAGAAATAGGAAAAAGAGTAGACTGAATGAAGGGTCATATGGTAGAGCAGGTTTACTATTGGTAACTATACAAGGAGCTGAGGATGTAGAGGGTGAGCATCACAATAATCCATATGCTTTGATTCACTTTAAAGGCGAAAAACGAAAAACAAAG ATGATGAAGAAAACTCACAACCCCACTTGGGGTGAAGAATTCCAATTCATGCTTGAAGAGCCTCCCTTAGATGATAAGATCCACATTGAGGTGTTGAGCAAAAGAACAGGCCTTCAATTTCGATcaaag GAATCGTTGGGGTACGTGGAAATTAATCTTAGTGATGTTCTTCACAATGAGAGGATCAACAACAAGTACCACTTGAACGATTCCAAAAATGGGAAAATACATGTGGAACTAAGTTGGATAACGGCTTAA
- the LOC115708222 gene encoding synaptotagmin-3 isoform X1 yields the protein MGLLSSFLELLGFVIGLCSGLLLGFILFIYRDSNDIKDPIMKPLNELDTSSLEEIMNEIPLWMKTPDNDRVDWLNKFILEMWPYLNKGICGTIRRMAEPIFKQYIGKFHIEAIEFESLSLGTLPLKLYGMKVCKTNEKELVMEPALRWAGNPNISFTIKLLSLRLKIQLVDLQIFAAPRITLKPLVPTFPCFANVVISLMEKPHVDFGLKILGGDIMSIPGLYHFIQDTIKKQVATLYLWPQTLVIPILDASSVAVQRPVGILHVTVVRAMKLLKMDILGTSDPYVKLSFSGERLSEKKTTVKMKNLNPVWNEKFRFIVKDPQLQALELQVYDWDKVGGHDRLGMQLIPLSLVRPNETKRFTLDLVKNTNVNDPQNKKQRGQLVVELTYVPFRTNSITISDNGDESNENMRNRKKSRLNEGSYGRAGLLLVTIQGAEDVEGEHHNNPYALIHFKGEKRKTKMMKKTHNPTWGEEFQFMLEEPPLDDKIHIEVLSKRTGLQFRSKESLGYVEINLSDVLHNERINNKYHLNDSKNGKIHVELSWITA from the exons ATGGGGCTTCTAAGCAGTTTCTTGGAACTTCTTGGTTTTGTAATTGGACTCTGCAGTGGactcttgttgggttttattctTTTCATTTACAGAGACTCCAATGATATAaag GATCCAATTATGAAGCCACTAAATGAGCTAGACACAAGTTCTTTAGAAGAAATCATGAATGAAATTCCATTGTGGATGAAAACCCCGGATAATGATCGA GTAGACTGGTTAAACAAGTTCATCTTGGAAATGTGGCCTTACCTCAATAAG GGAATTTGTGGCACTATAAGAAGAATGGCAGAACCTATATTCAAACAGTACATTGGAAAGTTTCACATAGAAGCAATCGAGTTCGAGAGTTTAAGTCTTGGTACCCTTCCACTCAAACTTTATG GTATGAAAGTGTGTAAAACTAATGAGAAAGAACTAGTCATGGAACCTGCATTGAGATGGGCTGGAAATCCTAACATTAGTTTTACAATAAAGTTGTTATCTCTAAGACTTAAAATTCAG CTGGTGGATTTGCAAATATTTGCTGCACCGCGGATAACTTTGAAGCCTTTGGTTCCCACCTTTCCTTGTTTCGCTAATGTTGTGATCTCATTGATGGAGAAG CCTCATGTAGATTTTGGCTTGAAAATATTGGGAGGGGATATCATGTCAATACCTGGCCTCTATCATTTTATTCAG GATACTATTAAGAAACAAGTTGCAACCCTCTACCTATGGCCTCAAACTCTTGTAATACCTATTCTTGATGCTTCCTC AGTGGCTGTACAGAGGCCTGTGGGAATCCTACATGTGACGGTTGTTCGGGCAATGAAGCTTTTGAAAATGGACATTTTGGGTACTTCTGATCCTTATGTTAAACTCAGCTTTAGTGGAGAAAGGCTTTCCGAAAAGAAAACTACTGTGAAGATGAAAAATTTGAACCCTGTGTGGAATGAAAAGTTCAGGTTTATTGTTAAGGATCCACAACTTCAAGCTCTAGAGTTACAAGTATATGATTGGGACAAG GTTGGTGGACATGACAGGCTAGGAATGCAGTTAATTCCATTGAGTCTTGTAAGGCCTAATGAGACAAAGAGATTCACATTAGATTTAGTGAAGAATACAAATGTGAACGATCCTCAGAACAAGAAGCAAAGAGGCCAGCTTGTGGTGGAGCTTACCTATGTTCCTTTTAGAACAAATAGCATCACAATTAGTGACAATGGAGATGAATCTAATGAAAACATGAGAAATAGGAAAAAGAGTAGACTGAATGAAGGGTCATATGGTAGAGCAGGTTTACTATTGGTAACTATACAAGGAGCTGAGGATGTAGAGGGTGAGCATCACAATAATCCATATGCTTTGATTCACTTTAAAGGCGAAAAACGAAAAACAAAG ATGATGAAGAAAACTCACAACCCCACTTGGGGTGAAGAATTCCAATTCATGCTTGAAGAGCCTCCCTTAGATGATAAGATCCACATTGAGGTGTTGAGCAAAAGAACAGGCCTTCAATTTCGATcaaag GAATCGTTGGGGTACGTGGAAATTAATCTTAGTGATGTTCTTCACAATGAGAGGATCAACAACAAGTACCACTTGAACGATTCCAAAAATGGGAAAATACATGTGGAACTAAGTTGGATAACGGCTTAA